Proteins co-encoded in one Acidobacteriota bacterium genomic window:
- the ltrA gene encoding group II intron reverse transcriptase/maturase codes for MSLATPERIRTLQRALYVKAKQEPTRRFHFLYDKVWREDILAHAFALSRANGGAPGVDGETFARIEVYGVERWLGELREEVRTGRYKPQPVRRVMIPKASGVGQRPLGIPTIRDRVVETAATLVLEPIFEADFDDAAYGYRPKRGALDAVRAVHVAIDEGHTEVVDADLSKYFDTIPHSALLRCVARRISDGKMLHLIKMWLKAPVEETDERGHRRMSGGKKATRGTPQGGVASPLLANIYMHRFIKAFRKYGLDGRYGAVLVTYADDFVVLCRHDAAEVLDTIRRWMASIGLALNEDKTRVCNVRRESFDFLGYTFGPLYSPRTGGRYNGAQPSRKAVASIRKHIRRRLWRGNQAPWDDVARDLNRTVRGWCAYFSYGSVTTARHNVEQHLYHTVRRFLRRRHKIAGPGYRQFPIRDVFGRLGVRSPESYSHASAHAFT; via the coding sequence GTGAGCCTGGCAACTCCCGAACGAATCCGGACGCTCCAACGAGCGCTGTACGTGAAGGCCAAGCAGGAGCCGACGCGGCGGTTCCATTTTCTGTATGACAAGGTGTGGCGTGAAGACATCCTCGCACACGCATTCGCGCTCAGCCGGGCGAATGGCGGAGCGCCAGGTGTGGACGGGGAAACGTTTGCGCGCATCGAGGTCTATGGGGTGGAACGCTGGCTCGGCGAATTGCGAGAGGAGGTTCGGACCGGACGCTACAAACCGCAGCCGGTCAGACGCGTGATGATTCCGAAAGCCAGTGGCGTGGGCCAGCGGCCGCTCGGTATACCCACGATCCGTGACCGGGTCGTGGAGACCGCGGCGACGCTGGTGCTCGAACCGATCTTCGAAGCGGACTTCGATGACGCGGCCTATGGGTACCGTCCCAAGCGCGGTGCGCTCGATGCCGTGCGGGCCGTCCACGTGGCGATTGATGAGGGGCACACCGAAGTGGTTGACGCTGATTTGTCCAAGTACTTCGATACGATTCCGCACTCAGCACTCCTGCGGTGCGTCGCGCGCCGCATCAGTGATGGGAAGATGCTGCATCTCATCAAGATGTGGCTGAAGGCGCCGGTCGAGGAGACCGACGAGCGGGGGCATCGACGGATGAGTGGCGGAAAGAAGGCGACACGAGGGACACCGCAGGGTGGGGTGGCGTCGCCGCTGTTGGCGAACATCTACATGCATCGGTTCATCAAGGCGTTTCGCAAATACGGGCTTGACGGGCGGTACGGCGCGGTGCTGGTGACCTATGCTGATGACTTCGTGGTCCTCTGTCGGCACGACGCCGCAGAGGTACTCGACACGATTCGGCGGTGGATGGCCAGCATCGGGCTCGCGCTGAACGAAGACAAGACGCGTGTGTGCAATGTCCGACGTGAATCGTTCGACTTCCTCGGCTACACCTTCGGTCCGTTGTACTCACCGCGAACCGGCGGACGCTACAACGGTGCCCAGCCTTCTCGGAAGGCGGTCGCCTCCATCCGGAAGCACATTCGTCGGCGACTGTGGCGCGGCAACCAGGCGCCGTGGGACGACGTGGCGCGCGACCTCAACCGCACCGTGCGGGGCTGGTGCGCCTACTTCTCCTACGGCTCGGTGACGACGGCCCGGCACAATGTGGAACAGCACTTGTACCACACGGTCCGGCGCTTTCTCCGCCGACGGCACAAAATCGCTGGACCTGGCTACCGACAGTTTCCCATCCGCGATGTGTTTGGGAGATTGGGCGTTCGTTCCCCCGAATCCTACTCGCACGCTTCGGCGCATGCCTTCACGTGA
- a CDS encoding type II toxin-antitoxin system VapC family toxin produces the protein MTLRYLLDTSTVSSPISKIPDADIVEQLDEHGHECAIAAPVWHELTYGCSRLPPGRRRAALETYLKDVVRASFPILPYDDVAATWHGHERARLEARGRPVPYVDGQIAAIAHASKLVLVTVNTRDFSRFTDLRVENWSKRRARS, from the coding sequence ATGACGTTGCGGTATCTGCTGGACACGAGCACCGTCTCTTCACCGATCTCCAAGATTCCCGACGCGGACATCGTCGAGCAACTCGACGAACATGGACACGAATGCGCCATCGCGGCGCCGGTGTGGCACGAATTGACGTACGGATGCAGCCGCCTACCGCCGGGTCGGCGCCGAGCGGCCTTGGAGACCTACTTGAAGGATGTCGTACGCGCGTCATTTCCGATCTTGCCCTACGATGACGTGGCGGCCACGTGGCATGGTCACGAGCGAGCACGACTGGAAGCACGTGGCCGACCGGTCCCGTACGTAGACGGGCAAATCGCCGCGATTGCCCACGCCAGCAAGCTCGTGCTCGTCACGGTCAACACCAGGGACTTTTCGCGCTTCACCGACCTGAGAGTCGAGAACTGGTCGAAACGGCGCGCTCGCAGTTGA
- a CDS encoding type II toxin-antitoxin system prevent-host-death family antitoxin, whose product MSHRYSIAEARSSLPSIVDQAEAGVEIQLTRRGKPVAAVVALRVLERLRGDRPGFRTAYQDFLKRYSLDEVGLDNDFFAPFREKSGGRKVSL is encoded by the coding sequence ATGTCCCACCGGTATTCCATCGCAGAGGCGCGAAGTAGCCTCCCCAGCATCGTCGACCAGGCCGAAGCCGGAGTCGAGATCCAACTGACTCGCCGGGGTAAGCCAGTCGCTGCTGTTGTCGCTCTCCGAGTTCTTGAACGCCTGCGAGGCGACCGACCCGGGTTCCGCACGGCCTACCAAGATTTCCTGAAGCGGTACTCGCTCGACGAAGTTGGACTCGATAACGACTTCTTCGCGCCCTTCCGGGAGAAGAGCGGTGGGCGCAAGGTCTCGCTATGA
- a CDS encoding DUF362 domain-containing protein, whose amino-acid sequence MRKSRSYRSMDTSTTVTRREFVKTVGVCSAAAGTIVLGVPSSDAQTPAPAPPATNIDDFMKAPRGKHALPGPFPGKVVEVKDKRALVDDKPDAKVVAEMFERGVRTLTAKDMKQSFGLFFESGDIVGIKVNPVGPPLIHTKIELTQAVVRWLMDNKVPANHIVIWDRFDYMLKDAGYTPDKFPAGVTIEGLQTMDEEGNKWRDASGNHVSLNNFDRNVFYYAKDVVGKGVKGYKDDEFYLNQHVFNGEYSYFGKLLTTRLTKIVNLAAFKNTGPGISMATKNLGYGSICNTGRLHAPLFFNVCTEVLAAPVIREKLVLNVTDALRAQYEGGPDKNAQFVYNNHTLYFATDPFALDMVCHRQITAKRKEMGITVNENPRFTEYLRYAEKLGLGVVADDKVNHTRIDV is encoded by the coding sequence ATGAGGAAGTCCCGCTCGTATCGCTCAATGGACACCTCGACGACGGTCACGCGTCGCGAGTTCGTGAAGACGGTCGGTGTGTGCTCGGCCGCAGCCGGCACGATCGTGCTCGGCGTGCCAAGCAGCGACGCGCAGACACCCGCGCCCGCGCCACCGGCGACCAACATTGACGACTTCATGAAGGCTCCGCGAGGCAAGCACGCCCTGCCTGGCCCATTCCCTGGCAAAGTCGTCGAGGTCAAAGACAAGCGGGCACTGGTCGACGATAAGCCCGACGCGAAAGTCGTCGCCGAGATGTTCGAGCGCGGCGTTCGAACGCTGACGGCCAAAGACATGAAGCAGAGCTTCGGCCTCTTCTTCGAGTCGGGCGACATCGTGGGGATCAAGGTGAATCCGGTCGGACCGCCGCTGATTCACACGAAGATCGAACTGACCCAGGCGGTGGTCCGCTGGCTGATGGACAACAAGGTGCCCGCCAATCACATCGTCATCTGGGATCGCTTCGACTACATGCTGAAGGACGCGGGCTACACGCCCGACAAGTTCCCCGCCGGCGTGACGATCGAGGGCCTGCAGACGATGGACGAGGAGGGAAACAAATGGCGGGACGCGTCGGGCAATCACGTCAGCCTCAACAACTTCGATCGCAACGTGTTCTATTACGCGAAGGACGTGGTCGGCAAGGGTGTCAAAGGCTACAAAGACGACGAGTTCTACCTGAACCAACACGTGTTCAACGGGGAATACTCGTATTTCGGCAAGCTGCTGACCACGCGCCTGACCAAGATCGTGAACCTGGCGGCGTTCAAGAACACGGGGCCCGGAATCTCGATGGCCACCAAGAACCTGGGCTACGGGTCAATCTGCAACACGGGCCGGTTGCACGCTCCCCTGTTCTTCAATGTGTGCACCGAAGTGCTGGCGGCGCCCGTCATTCGCGAGAAGCTCGTGCTGAATGTGACCGATGCCCTGCGCGCGCAGTACGAGGGAGGCCCGGACAAGAACGCGCAGTTCGTCTACAACAACCACACCCTGTATTTCGCGACCGATCCGTTCGCGCTCGACATGGTCTGTCACAGGCAGATCACCGCGAAGCGCAAAGAGATGGGAATCACCGTCAACGAGAACCCGCGATTCACGGAGTACCTCCGCTACGCCGAGAAGTTGGGCCTGGGTGTGGTAGCGGATGACAAAGTGAATCACACGCGCATCGACGTGTGA
- a CDS encoding 4Fe-4S binding protein: MRGTTLRRLRLASQITFFLLFVFLLLRTEFPGSVRSAGADVRVPYPVSLFLETDPLVALATALSTASLYRHLLWAVPFVLLALIVGRGFCGWMCPLGSLHHFVGSMKSERKRGPKLLESNRYKRWQSAKYYVLTVVLVMALFGSVAGLLLDPLSFLVRSMATAVLPVLNYGLRASLDWAHELPLGPARVGVSGVATVLDATVLSFRQPHFHQALAIGLLFAFVLVLNMRVTRFWCRAICPLGAMLGVVSRWSFVQLQKHDEKCNDCKRCELHCQGGDDPIPGAIWRKAECHLCMNCLGDCPEGGLSFTWSGRPGKQTRETPQLQRRAVVTSLVAGAVGLPLLRTGPGVKAAGDPLLIRPPGSVDEEHFLDRCIRCGDCMKVCPNNALHPALFEAGVEGLWSPVLVPRIGYCEPNCTLCTQVCPTGAIWEMTVAEKIGSPARMAPDGTVQQPGRDPNRIGTAFYDRGRCLPWAMGIECIVCEEWCPTSPKAIYLVPAQVTDATGQTKTVRQPYVEPKRCTGCGACEFACPIKGRPAVYVTSAGESRSKANQFLLPENQPLQRS, encoded by the coding sequence ATGAGGGGAACCACATTGCGCCGGCTTCGCCTCGCGTCGCAGATCACGTTTTTTCTGCTCTTCGTCTTCCTGCTGCTACGAACCGAGTTCCCGGGGTCGGTGCGTTCTGCCGGCGCCGATGTGCGCGTGCCCTACCCGGTGAGTCTGTTTCTCGAGACCGACCCGCTGGTGGCGCTCGCGACAGCGCTCTCAACCGCATCACTCTATCGGCACCTCCTCTGGGCCGTGCCCTTCGTCTTGCTGGCACTGATCGTCGGGCGCGGCTTCTGCGGATGGATGTGCCCGCTTGGGTCGCTGCACCACTTCGTCGGCAGCATGAAGTCGGAGCGGAAGCGCGGGCCGAAGCTGCTCGAATCGAACCGGTACAAGCGCTGGCAGAGCGCCAAGTACTACGTGCTGACCGTCGTGCTCGTGATGGCGCTCTTCGGCTCGGTGGCCGGACTGCTGCTCGATCCGTTGTCGTTTCTCGTCCGGTCCATGGCCACGGCCGTACTGCCCGTCCTGAACTACGGTCTACGGGCGTCGCTTGACTGGGCGCATGAACTGCCCCTCGGTCCAGCGAGAGTCGGCGTGAGCGGAGTCGCGACGGTCCTGGACGCGACGGTACTGAGCTTCCGCCAACCGCACTTCCATCAGGCGCTGGCCATCGGGCTGCTCTTCGCGTTTGTCCTCGTGCTCAACATGCGCGTCACGCGGTTCTGGTGCCGGGCGATCTGCCCGCTTGGTGCCATGCTGGGCGTGGTATCGCGTTGGTCGTTTGTCCAACTACAGAAGCACGACGAGAAGTGCAACGACTGCAAACGATGTGAGTTGCACTGCCAGGGGGGCGATGATCCGATCCCGGGCGCCATCTGGCGGAAAGCCGAGTGTCATCTCTGCATGAACTGCCTGGGTGACTGTCCGGAAGGCGGGTTGTCGTTCACATGGTCGGGCCGGCCCGGCAAACAGACGCGCGAAACACCTCAACTCCAGCGGCGAGCCGTCGTCACGAGCCTTGTCGCGGGCGCGGTTGGGCTGCCGCTGCTGCGCACGGGGCCTGGGGTCAAGGCCGCCGGCGATCCTCTCCTCATCAGGCCTCCAGGGTCAGTCGACGAAGAGCATTTCCTCGATCGCTGCATCCGGTGCGGAGACTGCATGAAGGTCTGTCCGAACAACGCCTTGCACCCGGCGCTGTTCGAAGCCGGCGTAGAGGGCCTGTGGTCGCCGGTGCTCGTACCGCGAATCGGCTACTGCGAGCCGAATTGCACGTTGTGCACCCAGGTATGCCCAACCGGCGCGATCTGGGAGATGACGGTGGCCGAGAAGATTGGCAGTCCGGCCAGGATGGCACCGGACGGTACGGTGCAGCAACCTGGGCGGGATCCGAACCGGATCGGCACCGCGTTCTACGATCGTGGCCGGTGCCTCCCGTGGGCGATGGGCATCGAGTGCATCGTGTGCGAAGAATGGTGCCCGACGTCGCCGAAGGCCATCTACCTGGTACCAGCCCAGGTGACGGATGCGACGGGCCAGACCAAAACCGTGCGCCAGCCGTACGTCGAACCCAAACGCTGCACCGGTTGCGGCGCGTGCGAGTTTGCCTGCCCCATCAAGGGCCGGCCGGCAGTGTACGTCACCAGCGCCGGCGAAAGCCGCTCCAAAGCAAACCAGTTCCTGTTGCCCGAGAATCAGCCCCTGCAGAGGTCGTGA
- a CDS encoding DUF362 domain-containing protein, with translation MSPRAPDDARRQFLLRVLRIGAASAGTIGLGAFLGGRSRRPEEGAATGLGRDHAVAANAALPEMVVAQGPSPQLLVQKAIDDIGGMSRFVSAADTVLIKPNIAWDRSAEEAATTNPDVVAELVRLCLAAGARSVIVTDVSCNDAESCFARSGIADAARRAGAEVVLPDTRHMRQVDLKGGTLGVWPVLEPFLDATKVINVPIAKHHSLTGVTLGMKNWYGIIGGNRSRLHQRIHESIVDLAAFARPTLTVLDANRVLMRNGPTGGGVDNVEQRNTVIVSTDQVAVDAYAAKAWWNLDVPRLRFLQLAEERGLGRTDFASLRTHVLQV, from the coding sequence ATGAGCCCGCGTGCCCCCGATGATGCCCGCCGCCAATTCCTGCTGCGCGTTCTCCGAATCGGCGCCGCCAGCGCGGGCACGATTGGACTTGGCGCTTTTCTTGGCGGCCGGAGCCGACGCCCGGAGGAAGGCGCCGCGACCGGACTCGGCCGCGATCACGCCGTCGCGGCCAACGCCGCGCTGCCGGAGATGGTCGTCGCGCAGGGGCCGTCGCCGCAGCTCCTCGTCCAGAAGGCGATTGACGATATCGGCGGCATGTCACGCTTTGTATCGGCAGCCGACACGGTCCTGATCAAGCCCAATATCGCGTGGGACCGCTCCGCCGAAGAGGCCGCCACGACCAATCCTGACGTGGTCGCCGAGCTGGTGCGGCTGTGCCTGGCAGCCGGCGCGCGTTCCGTCATCGTCACCGACGTCTCCTGCAATGATGCGGAGAGCTGCTTTGCGCGCAGCGGCATCGCCGATGCCGCGCGGCGGGCGGGTGCGGAGGTGGTGCTGCCCGACACCCGGCACATGCGACAGGTGGATCTGAAGGGCGGCACGCTCGGTGTCTGGCCGGTGCTCGAGCCGTTTCTCGACGCCACCAAAGTGATCAACGTGCCGATTGCCAAACACCACAGCCTGACCGGTGTCACGCTGGGCATGAAGAACTGGTACGGCATCATCGGCGGCAATCGCAGCCGCCTCCATCAGCGCATCCACGAGAGCATCGTCGACCTGGCTGCCTTCGCGCGGCCCACACTGACGGTGCTGGACGCCAATCGTGTGCTGATGCGAAACGGCCCGACCGGCGGCGGCGTCGACAACGTCGAGCAGCGCAACACCGTGATTGTGAGCACCGACCAGGTCGCCGTGGATGCGTATGCCGCCAAGGCGTGGTGGAACCTCGACGTCCCCCGACTCCGGTTCCTGCAATTGGCCGAAGAGCGGGGCCTTGGCAGAACCGACTTCGCGTCGCTCCGGACGCACGTGCTGCAGGTGTAA